One genomic segment of Amycolatopsis granulosa includes these proteins:
- a CDS encoding nucleoside/nucleotide kinase family protein: MTVTSPTFDELLTRAEGLVTRGRRSILGIVGAPAAGKTTLARGLADALGNRAVVVGMDGFHLAQVELQRLGRTERKGAPDTFDSHGYVNLLRRIKETSETVYAPLFRREIEEPIAGAVCVPPEVPLVITEGNYLLVDEEPWREVPGLLEEVWFLKPDEQERIERLVNRHRRYGRTLVEAKGRALGSDQRNADLIETTASRADLVLENLPLQNFVI, from the coding sequence ATGACGGTGACGAGTCCGACGTTCGACGAGCTGCTGACCAGGGCCGAGGGCCTGGTGACGCGGGGCAGGCGATCCATCCTGGGGATCGTGGGCGCGCCCGCGGCCGGCAAGACCACCCTGGCTCGCGGGCTGGCCGACGCGCTCGGCAACCGCGCGGTCGTGGTCGGGATGGACGGGTTCCACCTCGCTCAGGTCGAGCTGCAGCGGCTGGGCCGCACCGAGCGCAAGGGCGCGCCGGACACGTTCGACTCGCACGGCTACGTGAACCTGCTGCGCCGCATCAAGGAGACCAGCGAGACGGTGTACGCGCCGCTGTTCCGGCGCGAGATCGAGGAGCCGATCGCCGGCGCGGTGTGCGTGCCACCGGAGGTTCCCCTGGTCATCACGGAGGGCAATTACCTGCTGGTCGACGAGGAGCCGTGGCGCGAGGTGCCTGGGCTGCTCGAGGAGGTGTGGTTCCTCAAGCCGGACGAGCAGGAGCGGATCGAACGGCTGGTCAACCGGCACCGCCGCTACGGCCGCACGCTGGTCGAGGCGAAGGGCCGGGCACTGGGCAGCGACCAGCGCAACGCCGACCTGATCGAGACCACCGCGAGCCGGGCCGACCTGGTGCTGGAGAACCTGCCGCTGCAGAACTTCGTGATCTGA
- a CDS encoding PfkB family carbohydrate kinase encodes MTVLLAGLCTVDLVQRVAELPAAGEKVQSLSVEVAAGGPATNAAVTVAALGEEAVLVTALGRHPLAGLARADLSAHGVRVADIAPDQDEPPAVSAVAVRDRDGERTVVSRNAGQHPGAMPGELPDDVRVVLVDGHLPRLALGVARWAREHGIPVVLDAGSWKPVLDDLLPLVGIAACSAHFRVPGPGLRERGVPAVVVTDGPRPVRWETADGAGEIEVPRVRAVDTLGAGDVWHGALAYGVGRFRLPELIRFANEVAATKVRHAGPRAWVPEVRKLGVR; translated from the coding sequence ATGACGGTCCTGCTCGCCGGGCTGTGCACGGTCGACCTCGTGCAGCGGGTGGCGGAGCTGCCGGCGGCGGGCGAGAAGGTGCAGTCGCTGAGCGTCGAGGTGGCCGCGGGCGGACCGGCGACCAACGCCGCCGTGACGGTCGCGGCCCTCGGCGAGGAGGCCGTCCTGGTGACGGCGCTGGGCCGGCACCCGCTCGCCGGGCTGGCCCGCGCCGACCTGTCCGCGCACGGCGTGCGGGTCGCCGACATCGCCCCCGACCAGGACGAACCACCCGCGGTGAGCGCCGTGGCGGTGCGCGACCGCGACGGCGAGCGGACGGTGGTGTCCCGCAACGCCGGGCAGCACCCCGGCGCGATGCCCGGCGAACTGCCGGACGACGTCCGCGTGGTGCTGGTCGACGGGCACCTGCCGCGGCTGGCGCTCGGTGTGGCGCGGTGGGCGCGCGAGCACGGCATCCCGGTCGTGCTGGATGCCGGCAGCTGGAAACCGGTGCTGGACGACCTGCTGCCGCTGGTCGGCATCGCGGCCTGCTCAGCGCACTTCCGCGTGCCGGGACCGGGCCTGCGGGAGCGCGGGGTGCCCGCGGTCGTGGTGACCGACGGGCCGCGGCCGGTGCGCTGGGAAACGGCGGACGGTGCTGGTGAGATCGAGGTGCCGCGCGTGCGCGCGGTGGACACGCTGGGCGCGGGTGACGTCTGGCACGGCGCGCTGGCGTACGGCGTGGGACGGTTTCGGCTGCCGGAGCTGATCCGGTTCGCCAACGAGGTGGCCGCGACGAAGGTGCGGCACGCGGGACCCCGGGCGTGGGTCCCGGAAGTGCGGAAGTTGGGAGTGCGATGA